From the Candidatus Melainabacteria bacterium genome, one window contains:
- the nuoB gene encoding NADH-quinone oxidoreductase subunit NuoB, translating into MFDLLKIWITKGNTVEREPEFKKLDVDILKKDLSRINQLDHKTRCVLSRSLLVRHLDTGSCNAEEAELIALSNPIYDISRFGIEFTASPRHADVLIVTGPVTRHLKIAMERTYKATPNPKIVVAIGDGACNGSIYETTYACLGRVDQFIPVDLYIPGDPPTPEQILKGLLVCKVLLAQKEVT; encoded by the coding sequence ATGTTTGATTTATTGAAAATCTGGATTACAAAAGGAAATACTGTAGAAAGAGAACCTGAGTTTAAAAAATTAGATGTTGATATTCTCAAGAAAGATTTATCTAGAATTAACCAATTGGATCATAAAACAAGATGTGTACTAAGTCGATCATTATTAGTTAGACATCTAGATACAGGCTCATGTAATGCTGAAGAAGCTGAGCTTATTGCATTATCAAATCCAATTTACGACATCTCAAGATTTGGAATTGAATTTACTGCATCACCACGTCATGCAGATGTTTTAATTGTTACTGGACCAGTTACAAGGCATCTCAAAATTGCAATGGAAAGAACTTATAAAGCAACTCCAAATCCTAAGATAGTAGTTGCAATTGGTGATGGTGCATGTAATGGTTCTATATATGAAACAACATATGCATGCTTAGGAAGGGTAGATCAGTTTATTCCTGTTGACTTATATATTCCTGGCGATCCACCAACACCTGAACAGATATTAAAAGGTTTATTAGTTTGTAAAGTACTTTTAGCACAAAAGGAGGTAACGTAA